The sequence CCACTTCCCGCCAATTACACTTTTACCAAAAGCACATGTTTCCCTTACGAAGAGAGAGGGAGTGTGTTGCTCTAGGCGATAATTGATAGGTTGTATTGCTGGAATTTGGGAGTTTGCTGTGAATTTTCAGTCGGTGATTGCGACACTACACCAATTTTGGAGCGATCGAGGTTGCTTAATCGTTCAACCTTACGATACCGAGAAGGGAGCGGGGACGAAAAGCCCACATACATTCTTGCGAGCGATTGGACCTGAACCGTGGTCAGTTGCTTACGTTGAGCCTTGCCGCCGTCCTGCTGATGGGCGATATGGAGAGAATCCTAATCGAGTACAGCACTACTATCAATATCAGGTGCTGATCAAGCCATCACCAGATAATGTACTGGAGATTTATCTAGATTCACTGAGAGCATTAGGAATTCAGCCTGAAGATCATGATATTCGGTTTGTTGAGGATAACTGGGAAGATGCAGCAGTTGGGGCATGGGGTGTTGGGTGGGAAGTCTGGCTAGACGGTATGGAGGTTACTCAGTTCACCTACTTCCAACAATGTGGTGGAATTGACTGCCGCCCTGTCTCAGTTGAGATTACTTATGGATTAGAGCGATTGACCATGTATCTCCAGGGCGTTGATTCGATCTTTGATATTGCCTGGAATAATGAACTAACTTATGGGGACATTTACCTGCAAGGCGAAATCGAAAATTCGATTTATAACTTTGAGGCTTCAGATCCGGAGCGACTGTTTACTCTGTTTGGTTTGTTTGAGCAAGAAGCAGAACGCCTGATGACGCAGGGGCTTGTTTTGCCTGCATTTGACCAAGTGCTGAAGTGTTCTCACACCTTCAACCTTTTGGACGCACGAGGTGTTATTTCTGTCACAGAGCGAACCCGCTACATTTTAAGAATTCGGAATTTAGCTCGACAAATCGCGCAACTCTATCTGAAGCAGCGGGAAGAAATGGGGTTCCCACTACTTAAAGCTGTACAGTCCAAGGCTGCTTAATACTTCTCTAGGAATGTCTGTTCATACAAGAACTGGGTCTTGCTCTTTCTCATCCAATCGCTAATTTTGGCGAACTAGCAACCTAGATAAGAAACAGCCTGACCCAGCGATTGAAGATTTAGGAATTGATTACGAGTTCTGACTCATCAATTCTCGCTGCTCTCTTACCGTCTACCCCGGTAAGGCACTTTGTTGAGATAGTCTACATCTGCAGCACGGAGGTTTTGAGCATAGTTGCCTTTTGCAGCAATTGAAGATGCCATATCGCGGTATTTGCGGGGATCACCTTCTGCCAGTTGACGCTCCTGGAATTTGCGCGTGTAGAATTTCTCCACCACAAACCGCCAATCAGTTCTGACTGTGCCCACTTTTTCGCGGAAGTCCTCACCGTAGCGAGGTGTGACCAGGTTAAAAGGACGTGATTCCATCCGCTTGCGCTGGTATGGCACGGTGTTGTCACCAAAAGCGTTGGTATATTCCTCACTGTCAATCAGTGCATCAATGAAACCGTAGTAACCAAGAGTTGCAACCTTGATCGACCAAGCAATTTTTTCATCTTGATTGTAAGGTGCACGGCCCAACAACCGCTTTAAGCAAATTTCAACTAGACGATAGTTGTCGTTAACTGAAACAACCTGACTATAAAACCGCTCAGATTTTGCCAAGCCACGAACAAAATCACGCACACTGATTGCCCGGTTTTTCAACTGGGATTCCAACGCAGACAGGCGGTTGAACTTGAGGATCTGATGCTCGCTGAATACTTGCCGATATGCTGCCCAAATCACTTCGCGCAGCTCAGCATCAGAAGCAGCATTTTCTATGCGATAGATATAGGGCGTATCTTCATCTTCGTCGGACTTGCCAAAGCTGG is a genomic window of Trichocoleus sp. containing:
- a CDS encoding phycobilisome rod-core linker polypeptide: MALPLLDYKLSTQNQRVSSFGKSDEDEDTPYIYRIENAASDAELREVIWAAYRQVFSEHQILKFNRLSALESQLKNRAISVRDFVRGLAKSERFYSQVVSVNDNYRLVEICLKRLLGRAPYNQDEKIAWSIKVATLGYYGFIDALIDSEEYTNAFGDNTVPYQRKRMESRPFNLVTPRYGEDFREKVGTVRTDWRFVVEKFYTRKFQERQLAEGDPRKYRDMASSIAAKGNYAQNLRAADVDYLNKVPYRGRR
- the glyQ gene encoding glycine--tRNA ligase subunit alpha, translating into MNFQSVIATLHQFWSDRGCLIVQPYDTEKGAGTKSPHTFLRAIGPEPWSVAYVEPCRRPADGRYGENPNRVQHYYQYQVLIKPSPDNVLEIYLDSLRALGIQPEDHDIRFVEDNWEDAAVGAWGVGWEVWLDGMEVTQFTYFQQCGGIDCRPVSVEITYGLERLTMYLQGVDSIFDIAWNNELTYGDIYLQGEIENSIYNFEASDPERLFTLFGLFEQEAERLMTQGLVLPAFDQVLKCSHTFNLLDARGVISVTERTRYILRIRNLARQIAQLYLKQREEMGFPLLKAVQSKAA